The DNA segment GTGGTGGCTAAGTGGCTTGGCTTTAAGAAGCCTTCTTCGTCTGGAAGAAATGCTACTAGAGGGATCGTAACGTACAAGGATGGTCATGGATTTGGTAATAAGTTCATGTGGTTTTTTAGCAAAGGCCTTCGCTTTGGTGTTATGCCATGTAATTCCGACACAGTTTATTGGTTTAGCACTTGGCGTCCTTCCGAACAAGGTCAGTTCCTTTGAGCATATGCCACTACATTTTGATCCCTTTTTCCTCTCACCCTGATTCTGGTTCAGGAAAGGATCAACACAAGGATCTAGGTGCTTTCAAATAACTGTTAGACGATATAGATCATCCACAAAATCTATATGCCCCTATTAATTGTTAGATCTGTAAATTTGAAATGCTTTTGAAGTTTCTCACATACACATCTAAAGATATGAAATCTTTTAACGTCTTGTAATGACCTTTTCTAATAACCAACTTCAACCAATTGTTAATGGGTTAAATAGACTTTCTTAATGTTATAATAATACTTTTAATATCTCTCCTTGTATTATTCCTAACACATACTGAAACTTGAAGAGGAGGAGATTGAAGAGAACCCAGTGAGATTGAAGCAACATATTTTGAGCAAGCTTGGGAAGGTACCTGATCAAATAAGGGCTGTTGTTGAAGACACTGAAGTTGATTCTTTTATGTCTCTTCCATTGAGATTTAGGCGCCCTTGGGAGCTTGTTTGGAATAACTTTTCTCGAGGTAACATTAGCATCGCAGGCGATGCACTTCACTCGATGACCCCAGATCTCGGCCAAGGAGGGTGTTCTGCATTGGAAGACGGTGTTATTCTCGCGCGATGTTTAGCTGAAGCTATGTCAAGGAATCCAAATGAAGAAGTAGAAGGCAAGGAGGaatataaaagaattgagaAGGGGTTGGAGAAATATGCAAAAGAGAGgagatggagaagcattaagcTTATAACTGCATCTTATGTGGTTGGTTCAATTCAAGAGAGTAAAGGGAAAGTGATGAACTACTTGAGAGATAACATCTTGTCTGATTTTCTTGTTGGTTTATTAATCAAGTGTTCTGATTATGATTGTGGGACACTTGGCTGATAAATTCAGCCATTTTTGTATAAGGTTTTGTTGTGTGCTAGTTGTATTGTTTGGCCTATTAagctaaattttattatttctcaAGTTCAACAGGGATGAGAACtcaatttcttgttttttggtcgatgctatttttttattagttaaaattaagattgttttgaattgatttaaatctACTTTATGTTCTTTGTACTATTGAATTTtgactttggttcattttagcTTGTGTACTTTAAAACGATTTATTTTGATCTCTATGTtataatatgtatttaaattaatatgtataattgtcctttattgtaattttgtattCTCTAGATTAGAGTTTCTCATTTgcctatatatatgtatatgttaaCTGATTACATGATAAGATATTATTCTCCAAATGTATAGATAACATCGTATCAGAGCCGTCTAGGGTTTAGAATATTCG comes from the Benincasa hispida cultivar B227 chromosome 5, ASM972705v1, whole genome shotgun sequence genome and includes:
- the LOC120077781 gene encoding monooxygenase 2-like, which encodes MEEKGDVEDIVIVGAGIAGLSTALGLHRLGIRSLVLETSDSLRAAGYALTTWNNAWKALDALGIADSLRRRHDRLAGNVTFSAVSGLRTSDLLFTAYRDQEARTVMRKSLLEALAMDLPEGTIQYSSKLVSIEESGFLKLLHLADGTILKTKVLIGCDGVKSVVAKWLGFKKPSSSGRNATRGIVTYKDGHGFGNKFMWFFSKGLRFGVMPCNSDTVYWFSTWRPSEQEEEIEENPVRLKQHILSKLGKVPDQIRAVVEDTEVDSFMSLPLRFRRPWELVWNNFSRGNISIAGDALHSMTPDLGQGGCSALEDGVILARCLAEAMSRNPNEEVEGKEEYKRIEKGLEKYAKERRWRSIKLITASYVVGSIQESKGKVMNYLRDNILSDFLVGLLIKCSDYDCGTLG